In Streptomyces canus, one DNA window encodes the following:
- a CDS encoding IucA/IucC family protein: MNTTPTPQDRTPTYPLNHSEASPSPQRRSRPDRTPSQGGPPERERLRGATSDPLNHPDPHAAAEAATVENLLRCWARETDLPAPTDGTLRIPLPASGTSLLVPVQYWSPTGWHRFGLPHLADAPGQAPPADAVTVAALLTRESLTAESPASAACAEVVARVADSVRRTATFVRERRMHPDDGPDCFLAAEQALVLGHPLHPAPKSREGLSESEAASYSPELRGSFLLHWLAVDPSLLATDSAWTERGRPITAAQLTQRLAGPDLPLPDGRTALPLHPWQLREVRHRAGTAPLFDAGLLQDLGAHGSPWHPTSSVRTVHRSGAPAMLKLSLGLRITNSRRENLRKELHRGVEVHRLLRSGLSKQWQAVHPAFDIVRDPAWLAVDGPDGSHVPGIDVMIRHNPFSPSHDVSCIAGLVSPRPDPHAWAAATDDRPRSDSPDRDRPETDRPVWRSRLAEVVTRLATRTGRPRGAVAAEWFLRYLEHVVRPVLWLDGEAGIALEAHQQNTLVLLDADGWPAGGRYRDNQGYYFRESRRTELDARLPGIGAHSDTFVSDEVTDERFAYYLAINNVLGLIGAFGSQRLADERLLLAAFRRFLDDVACGPTRLRTTLPSRLLDSPVLRCKANLLTRVHGLDELVGPVDTQSVYVTIANPLHSWGT, from the coding sequence TTGAACACCACCCCCACCCCCCAGGACCGCACCCCCACGTACCCGCTCAACCATTCCGAGGCATCCCCCTCTCCGCAGCGCCGCTCCCGCCCCGACCGCACCCCGTCCCAGGGCGGCCCTCCCGAACGGGAACGCCTGCGCGGCGCCACCAGCGACCCGCTGAATCACCCAGACCCGCACGCCGCGGCCGAAGCCGCCACCGTGGAGAATCTGTTGCGCTGCTGGGCCCGCGAGACGGACCTGCCCGCCCCCACCGACGGCACCCTCCGCATTCCTCTCCCCGCCAGCGGCACCTCCCTCCTCGTCCCCGTCCAGTACTGGTCGCCGACGGGATGGCACCGCTTCGGCCTGCCCCATCTCGCCGACGCCCCCGGCCAGGCCCCGCCGGCCGATGCGGTCACCGTCGCGGCGCTGCTCACCCGGGAGTCACTGACGGCAGAATCCCCCGCGTCTGCAGCCTGTGCCGAAGTCGTGGCCCGTGTAGCCGACTCCGTCCGCCGTACCGCCACCTTCGTCCGCGAGCGGCGCATGCACCCCGACGACGGCCCCGACTGCTTCCTCGCCGCCGAACAGGCACTCGTCCTCGGCCACCCTTTGCACCCGGCCCCGAAGAGCCGCGAGGGTCTCTCCGAATCCGAAGCAGCCTCGTACTCACCTGAGCTGCGCGGCTCCTTTCTCCTGCACTGGCTCGCTGTCGACCCCTCTCTCCTCGCCACCGACTCGGCCTGGACCGAACGCGGCCGTCCCATCACCGCCGCCCAGCTCACCCAACGCCTGGCCGGCCCCGACCTTCCGCTGCCCGACGGCCGCACGGCCCTGCCCCTGCACCCCTGGCAACTCCGCGAGGTCCGGCACCGCGCCGGGACCGCCCCGCTGTTCGATGCCGGACTGCTCCAGGACCTGGGCGCGCACGGCTCCCCCTGGCATCCCACCTCCTCCGTACGCACCGTCCATCGCTCCGGCGCCCCCGCCATGCTCAAGCTCTCGCTGGGCCTGCGCATCACCAACTCCCGCCGCGAAAACCTCCGCAAGGAACTCCACCGGGGTGTCGAGGTGCACCGGCTCCTGCGCAGTGGCCTGTCCAAGCAGTGGCAGGCGGTCCACCCGGCCTTCGACATCGTCCGTGACCCCGCCTGGCTCGCCGTCGACGGGCCCGACGGCAGTCACGTCCCCGGAATCGACGTGATGATCCGGCACAACCCGTTCAGCCCCTCTCACGACGTCTCCTGCATCGCCGGACTCGTCTCTCCCCGCCCCGATCCCCACGCCTGGGCCGCTGCCACCGACGACCGCCCGCGCAGTGACAGCCCGGACCGAGACCGTCCGGAGACGGACCGGCCGGTCTGGCGGTCCCGTCTGGCCGAGGTCGTCACGCGTCTCGCCACCCGCACCGGCCGCCCTCGAGGAGCCGTCGCCGCCGAGTGGTTCCTGCGCTACCTGGAACATGTCGTCCGCCCGGTGCTGTGGCTCGACGGAGAGGCGGGCATCGCTCTGGAGGCGCATCAGCAGAACACCTTGGTCCTGTTGGACGCCGACGGTTGGCCCGCCGGCGGCCGGTACCGGGACAACCAGGGCTACTACTTCCGCGAGTCCCGACGGACGGAGCTCGACGCCCGCCTGCCCGGCATCGGTGCACACAGCGACACCTTCGTCTCCGATGAGGTCACCGACGAGCGCTTCGCCTACTACCTCGCGATCAACAACGTCCTCGGCCTCATCGGTGCGTTCGGCTCCCAGCGTCTGGCCGACGAACGGCTGCTGCTCGCCGCCTTCCGCCGCTTCCTCGACGACGTGGCCTGCGGACCCACCCGACTGCGCACCACGCTCCCCAGCCGCCTGCTCGACTCACCCGTCCTGCGCTGCAAGGCCAATCTGCTGACCCGCGTGCACGGTCTGGACGAACTCGTCGGCCCGGTCGACACCCAGTCCGTCTACGTCACCATCGCCAACCCCCTTCACTCCTGGGGAACATGA
- a CDS encoding diaminobutyrate--2-oxoglutarate transaminase family protein, whose translation MAVTETAPGEAMAGHTPVEEPSTARSAHEGILRRQSARESAARTYARALPIVPVRARGLTIEGADGRRYLDCLSGAGTLALGHNHPVVLEAIRKVLDSGAPLHVLDLATPVKDAFITELFRTLPPGLADHARVQFCSPAGTDAVEAAFKLVRAATGRNGMLAFAGAYHGMTAGALEASGDAFDVRVARLPYPQDYRCPFGVGGPHGAELAARWTESVLDDPKSGVPLPAGMILEPVQGEGGVLPAPDAWMRRMRRITADRSIPLIADEVQTGVGRTGAFWAVEHSGITPDVMVLSKAIGGSLPLSVVVYRDDLDVWEPGAHAGTFRGNQLAMAAGTATMAYVRENGLTERAATLGARMLDQLRGLSREFSVIGDVRGRGLMIGMEMVEMAEGEGEGDGWGVAGPGGANGPDETGRSGQSTGPYEAGGPGGSDEDRGAAGLLGSVGLRSAGGEGGVMPGSIPHPRPASSELAVAVQRECLRRGLIVELGGRHASVVRLLPPLTITDEQATAVLDRLADAVAAVARGHGSGAGRQQQRRRRSEGTG comes from the coding sequence ATGGCCGTGACCGAGACCGCACCCGGGGAGGCCATGGCGGGGCACACCCCTGTCGAGGAACCGTCGACGGCCCGCTCCGCGCACGAGGGAATCCTGCGTCGCCAGTCGGCCCGCGAGTCGGCGGCACGCACCTATGCCCGTGCCCTCCCGATCGTGCCGGTACGTGCACGCGGGCTGACCATCGAGGGCGCCGACGGCCGCCGCTACCTCGACTGCCTCTCGGGCGCCGGCACCCTTGCCCTCGGACACAACCACCCCGTCGTCCTGGAGGCGATCCGCAAGGTCCTCGACTCGGGCGCACCCCTCCACGTCCTCGACCTCGCGACGCCCGTCAAGGACGCCTTCATCACCGAACTGTTCCGCACCCTGCCGCCTGGCCTCGCCGACCACGCGCGCGTGCAGTTCTGCAGCCCGGCCGGCACCGATGCGGTGGAGGCAGCCTTCAAGCTCGTGCGCGCGGCGACCGGCCGCAACGGCATGCTCGCCTTCGCCGGTGCCTACCACGGCATGACCGCCGGGGCTCTCGAAGCGTCCGGCGACGCCTTCGACGTACGGGTCGCCCGGCTGCCCTACCCGCAGGACTACCGCTGTCCCTTCGGGGTCGGCGGCCCGCACGGCGCCGAACTCGCCGCCCGCTGGACGGAGTCCGTCCTCGACGACCCCAAGTCCGGGGTGCCGCTGCCCGCAGGCATGATCCTCGAACCCGTCCAGGGCGAGGGCGGAGTTCTTCCAGCCCCCGACGCGTGGATGCGACGCATGCGACGGATCACGGCCGACCGCTCGATCCCGCTCATCGCCGACGAGGTCCAGACGGGAGTCGGCCGTACCGGCGCTTTCTGGGCCGTGGAGCACAGCGGCATCACCCCCGACGTCATGGTCCTGTCCAAGGCCATCGGCGGAAGCCTGCCCCTCTCCGTGGTGGTCTACCGAGACGACCTCGACGTCTGGGAACCCGGCGCCCACGCCGGCACCTTCCGCGGCAACCAACTCGCCATGGCTGCGGGCACGGCCACGATGGCCTACGTCCGCGAGAACGGCCTCACAGAACGTGCGGCAACGCTCGGTGCGCGGATGCTGGATCAACTCCGAGGGCTGAGCCGGGAGTTTTCCGTGATCGGTGATGTGCGGGGGCGGGGGCTGATGATCGGTATGGAGATGGTGGAGATGGCGGAGGGGGAGGGCGAAGGGGACGGGTGGGGTGTCGCTGGGCCTGGAGGGGCCAACGGGCCCGATGAGACTGGTAGGTCCGGACAATCCACTGGGCCCTATGAGGCCGGCGGGCCCGGTGGGTCCGATGAGGACCGTGGGGCCGCTGGGTTGCTGGGCTCGGTCGGGCTGAGGAGCGCCGGTGGTGAGGGGGGCGTGATGCCGGGTTCCATTCCACACCCTCGGCCTGCGTCTTCCGAGCTTGCCGTCGCCGTCCAGCGGGAGTGCCTCCGGCGTGGCCTGATCGTCGAACTCGGTGGTCGTCACGCGAGCGTCGTGCGCCTGCTCCCACCTCTGACGATCACAGACGAACAGGCGACGGCCGTCCTCGACCGACTCGCCGACGCCGTGGCAGCTGTGGCCCGCGGTCACGGCAGCGGTGCCGGGAGACAACAGCAGCGTCGGCGCCGGAGCGAGGGGACGGGGTAG
- a CDS encoding trypsin-like serine peptidase yields MRSTPLSLTARDEGEQGARRRTTPVLAAMTLASVLALTATGCGSGDSDANAQASASAASEGDGKITIPDDIRDRLKEHGIDVDEWKNGAWKNWDRDDWLREAQDYINPIIEGLWDPDRMREAEDPDRGVQESDLSDDQGVTDPEPAPVDAKPVSPTYHDNVPEAGKLFFDSPEGTMVCSATVVEDPAHPGKSDMVWTAGHCVHAGKSGGWYRNTAFVPSYNDQALSGAELESATEKDVAPYGVWWADWAQTSDQWIAQGGPTGGDGAPYDFAVIHVTPEEGGSGKSLEETVGSALPVNFAAPAVPRVESITAGGYPAAAPFDGETLYQCQDRPGRLSINASDPTMYRIGCTMTGGSSGGGWVATGADGRPALVSNTSIGPVNAGWLAGPRLGEVAKGVYDSVSEKFAGQ; encoded by the coding sequence ATGCGATCCACACCGCTGTCATTGACCGCTCGCGACGAAGGCGAACAGGGCGCGCGCCGCAGAACCACTCCTGTGCTCGCCGCAATGACCCTCGCCTCCGTGCTGGCGCTGACCGCGACCGGCTGTGGTTCGGGCGACTCGGACGCGAACGCGCAGGCCTCCGCCTCGGCCGCGTCCGAGGGCGACGGCAAGATCACGATCCCGGACGACATCAGGGACAGGCTCAAGGAGCACGGGATCGATGTCGACGAGTGGAAGAACGGCGCCTGGAAGAACTGGGACAGGGACGACTGGCTGCGCGAGGCCCAGGACTACATCAACCCGATCATCGAGGGCCTGTGGGACCCGGACCGAATGCGGGAGGCCGAGGATCCCGACCGCGGTGTCCAGGAGAGCGACCTCTCGGATGACCAGGGTGTGACCGATCCGGAGCCCGCGCCGGTGGACGCGAAGCCCGTATCGCCTACGTACCACGACAATGTTCCTGAGGCGGGCAAGCTGTTCTTCGACTCCCCCGAGGGCACGATGGTCTGCTCGGCGACGGTCGTTGAGGACCCGGCCCACCCGGGCAAGTCCGACATGGTGTGGACGGCGGGGCATTGTGTGCACGCGGGCAAGAGCGGTGGCTGGTACCGCAACACCGCGTTCGTGCCGTCGTACAACGATCAGGCCCTGTCGGGCGCGGAGTTGGAGAGCGCGACCGAGAAGGATGTCGCTCCGTACGGCGTCTGGTGGGCCGACTGGGCGCAGACCTCGGACCAGTGGATCGCCCAGGGTGGTCCGACCGGCGGGGACGGTGCCCCGTACGACTTCGCCGTCATCCATGTGACGCCGGAGGAGGGTGGCAGCGGGAAGTCGCTGGAGGAGACGGTCGGTTCGGCCCTGCCGGTGAACTTCGCCGCGCCGGCTGTGCCACGGGTGGAGAGCATCACGGCCGGCGGGTATCCGGCGGCGGCGCCGTTCGACGGGGAGACGCTGTACCAGTGCCAGGACAGGCCGGGACGGCTGTCGATCAACGCCTCGGACCCGACGATGTACCGCATCGGCTGCACCATGACCGGTGGCTCGTCCGGCGGCGGCTGGGTCGCGACCGGTGCGGACGGCCGGCCGGCCCTGGTGTCCAACACCTCGATCGGGCCGGTGAACGCGGGCTGGCTGGCCGGGCCCCGGCTGGGTGAGGTGGCCAAGGGCGTGTACGACTCGGTCAGCGAGAAGTTCGCGGGCCAGTGA
- the hflX gene encoding GTPase HflX, which translates to MTSSSSPSQDTQRLAHTYAEGLRADALMEEDVAWSHEIDGERDGEQFDRSERAALRRVAGLSTELEDVTEVEYRQLRLERVVLVGVWTTGTAQDADNSLAELAALAETAGALVLDGVIQRRDKPDAATYIGSGKADELRDIVLETGADTVICDGELSPGQLIHLEDVVKVKVIDRTALILDIFAQHAKSREGKAQVALAQMQYMLPRLRGWGQSLSRQMGGGKGGGLATRGPGETKIETDRRRIREKMAKMRREIAAMKTGREIKRQERKRHKVPSVAIAGYTNAGKSSLLNRLTGAGVLVENALFATLDPTVRRAETPSGRLYTLADTVGFVRHLPHHLVEAFRSTMEEVGESDLILHVVDGSHPNPEEQLAAVREVIRDVGATDVPEIVVINKADAADPLTLQRLMRNEKRSLAVSARTGQGITELLALIDNELPRPSVEIEALVPYTHGKLVARAHDEGEVISEEHTAEGTQLKVRVHEELAADLAPYVPAPVVA; encoded by the coding sequence ATGACCTCCTCTTCATCCCCTTCCCAGGACACGCAGCGCCTCGCGCACACATACGCCGAAGGTCTCCGGGCCGATGCCCTGATGGAAGAGGACGTCGCCTGGAGCCACGAGATCGACGGAGAGCGGGACGGCGAGCAGTTCGACCGCTCCGAGCGCGCGGCCCTGCGCCGCGTCGCAGGCCTCTCCACCGAGCTCGAGGACGTCACCGAGGTCGAGTACCGCCAGCTCCGTCTGGAGCGGGTCGTCCTGGTCGGCGTATGGACCACGGGGACCGCGCAGGACGCGGACAACTCCCTCGCGGAGCTCGCCGCCCTCGCGGAGACCGCCGGCGCACTCGTGCTCGACGGCGTGATCCAGCGCCGCGACAAGCCCGACGCGGCCACCTACATCGGTTCCGGCAAGGCCGACGAGCTGCGGGACATCGTCCTGGAGACCGGCGCGGACACCGTCATCTGCGACGGTGAGCTCAGCCCGGGCCAGCTCATCCACCTCGAGGACGTCGTCAAGGTCAAGGTCATCGACCGTACGGCCCTGATCCTCGACATCTTCGCCCAGCACGCCAAGTCCCGGGAGGGCAAGGCGCAGGTCGCGCTCGCGCAGATGCAGTACATGCTGCCGCGACTGCGCGGCTGGGGTCAGTCGCTGTCCCGTCAGATGGGCGGCGGCAAGGGCGGCGGCCTCGCCACCCGTGGTCCCGGTGAGACCAAGATCGAGACGGACCGGCGTCGGATCCGCGAGAAGATGGCGAAGATGCGCCGGGAGATCGCGGCCATGAAGACCGGCCGCGAGATCAAGCGGCAGGAGCGCAAGCGCCACAAGGTGCCCTCGGTCGCCATCGCGGGTTACACCAACGCCGGCAAGTCGTCCCTGCTCAACCGCCTCACGGGCGCGGGCGTCCTGGTCGAGAACGCCCTGTTCGCGACCCTCGACCCGACCGTCCGCCGCGCGGAGACCCCGAGCGGCCGCCTGTACACGCTGGCCGACACCGTCGGTTTTGTACGGCACCTGCCGCACCACCTGGTCGAGGCGTTCCGCTCCACGATGGAGGAGGTCGGCGAGTCCGACCTGATCCTGCACGTGGTGGACGGCTCGCACCCGAACCCGGAGGAGCAGCTGGCCGCCGTGCGCGAGGTGATCAGGGATGTCGGCGCCACCGACGTGCCCGAGATCGTCGTGATCAACAAGGCCGACGCGGCCGACCCGCTGACGCTCCAGCGGCTGATGCGGAACGAGAAGCGCTCCCTCGCGGTCTCGGCCCGTACCGGCCAGGGCATCACCGAACTGCTCGCCCTGATCGACAACGAACTGCCCAGGCCGTCCGTCGAGATCGAGGCGCTCGTGCCGTACACCCACGGCAAGCTGGTCGCCCGTGCCCATGACGAGGGCGAGGTGATCTCCGAGGAGCACACCGCGGAGGGCACCCAGCTCAAGGTGCGCGTGCACGAGGAGCTGGCCGCGGATCTGGCGCCGTACGTGCCGGCACCGGTTGTGGCCTGA
- a CDS encoding M1 family metallopeptidase yields the protein MPLSSHTHAGPTPTHPTHADRPGPDAPRRRTGNARRRKAAALLASAVSVCLLAASAPATPLGVGDRLFPHLGNPGYDVASYDLSFTYPGDNSKPLTAVTTIDAWTTTELDRINLDFAHGDVRSVEVDGLPAAFTSADEDLVVTPDGPLPAGSWMRITVRHTSDPVSADDRDGGWVRTADGLAMANQADAAHLVFPCNDHPSDKAMFTIRVTAPDGYTAVANGLPTDEDRAGRTTTWTYRTQHPMATELAQVSIGRSTVLRRSGPHGLPVRDVVRTKDRAKLEPWLKKTPGQLAWMEGKVGPYPFETYGILMAAADTGFELETQTLSLFEKDLFTEPAYPKWYVESIMVHELAHQWFGDSVSPRTWSDLWLNEGHATWYEALYAEEKAGRTLAARMKAAYGASNRWRAEGGPPAAPKPPEPGQKISIFRPNVYDGAALVLYALRQEIGRKSFENLERAWVQEHRDGTASTADFVHLASEISGRDLGDFLQGWLYGKKTPPMPGHPDWKAVAPAKRR from the coding sequence ATGCCGCTCAGCTCCCACACACACGCCGGTCCCACCCCCACGCACCCCACCCACGCCGACCGGCCCGGCCCCGACGCCCCCCGTCGCCGTACCGGAAACGCCCGACGGCGCAAGGCGGCCGCGCTGCTCGCCTCTGCCGTCTCCGTCTGCCTGCTGGCCGCGAGCGCCCCGGCCACACCGCTCGGGGTCGGTGACCGCCTTTTCCCGCACCTCGGCAACCCCGGCTACGACGTGGCGTCGTACGACCTCTCCTTCACCTATCCCGGCGACAACAGCAAGCCACTCACGGCCGTCACCACGATCGATGCCTGGACGACGACCGAACTCGACCGCATCAACCTCGACTTCGCACACGGCGACGTCCGATCGGTGGAGGTCGACGGTCTGCCCGCGGCCTTCACCAGCGCCGACGAGGACCTCGTCGTCACGCCCGACGGGCCGCTGCCCGCCGGTAGCTGGATGCGGATCACCGTGCGGCACACCAGTGACCCCGTCTCCGCCGACGACCGGGACGGCGGCTGGGTGCGCACCGCGGACGGGCTCGCCATGGCCAACCAGGCCGACGCCGCCCACCTGGTGTTCCCCTGCAACGACCACCCCTCCGACAAGGCGATGTTCACCATCCGGGTCACCGCACCCGACGGCTACACGGCCGTCGCCAACGGACTGCCGACGGACGAGGACCGCGCCGGCCGGACGACCACCTGGACGTACCGCACCCAGCACCCCATGGCCACCGAACTCGCGCAGGTGTCCATCGGCCGCTCCACCGTGCTGCGCCGCAGCGGCCCGCACGGACTGCCCGTCCGGGACGTCGTGCGCACGAAGGACCGCGCCAAGCTCGAACCCTGGCTCAAGAAGACCCCCGGCCAGCTCGCCTGGATGGAGGGCAAAGTCGGGCCGTACCCGTTCGAGACGTACGGCATCCTCATGGCCGCCGCCGACACCGGCTTCGAGTTGGAAACCCAAACCCTGTCCCTCTTCGAGAAGGACCTCTTCACCGAGCCCGCCTACCCCAAGTGGTACGTCGAGTCGATCATGGTCCACGAGCTCGCCCACCAGTGGTTCGGCGACAGCGTCAGCCCCCGCACCTGGTCGGACCTGTGGCTCAACGAAGGACATGCCACCTGGTACGAGGCCCTGTACGCGGAGGAGAAGGCGGGCCGCACCCTTGCGGCCCGCATGAAGGCCGCCTACGGCGCTTCCAACCGCTGGCGGGCCGAAGGCGGACCGCCGGCCGCGCCCAAGCCGCCCGAGCCCGGCCAGAAGATCAGCATCTTCCGGCCGAACGTCTACGACGGCGCCGCCCTGGTCCTGTACGCCCTGCGCCAGGAGATCGGCCGCAAGTCCTTCGAGAACCTGGAACGGGCCTGGGTGCAGGAACACCGGGACGGCACGGCGTCGACCGCCGACTTCGTGCACCTCGCCTCCGAGATCTCCGGGCGCGACCTCGGCGACTTCCTCCAGGGCTGGCTCTACGGCAAGAAGACCCCGCCGATGCCCGGCCACCCGGACTGGAAGGCCGTGGCACCGGCGAAAAGGCGGTGA
- a CDS encoding RelA/SpoT family protein, whose amino-acid sequence MSAEATNPATPGPVTGAAARWRARIDLRRLGRAALLGPAARDRMPDAIGHVAEAHRAHHPDADLEPLRRAWVLAESSHRGQMRKSGEPYITHPLAVTLILAELGAETTTLTASLLHDTVEDTEVTLDQVGEEFGAEVRFLVDGVTKLEKVDYGAAAEPETFRKMLVATGNDVRVMSIKLADRLHNMRTLGVMRPEKQARIAKVTRDVLIPLAERLGVQALKTELEDLVFAILHPEEYEHTRELIVDNASRADDPLAEIADEVRSVLREAGIPAEVVIRPRHFVSVHRVARKRGRLRGADFGRLLVLVGEDADCYGVLGELHTCMTPVVSEFKDFIAVPKFNLYQSLHTAVARGDGQVVEVLIRTHQMHKVAEAGVVALGNPYASPADTSEAPGASTGAGADEERVDPTRPGWLSRLLDWQAAAPDADTFWSTLREDLAQDREITVFRPDGGTLGLPEGATCVDAAYAQYGEDAHACLGARVNGRLATLSTVLKDGDTVQLLMGQDPAAEPSKEWLDHAHTPAARIAIQRWIATHPSHETPEEIAERDVTAAATTEDLRAGRGDANPFRVSAAEPSVADTPDGVGRIIADPPTSDNPAAERPGAAVALIDQSGATVRLAGCCTPVPPDEITGFAVRGGVVTVHRVECAAVARMKSVGRTEVGVRWGDTAGCRVTLFAESFGRPHLLADLTEAMAGEGAEIVSATVEPPSQQRVRHTYTVELPDAARLPSLMRAMRNVAGVYDVSRAQTPGA is encoded by the coding sequence ATGAGTGCGGAGGCCACGAACCCCGCGACCCCAGGTCCGGTAACAGGTGCGGCCGCCCGTTGGCGGGCGCGGATCGACCTGCGCCGCCTGGGCCGCGCCGCGCTGCTCGGCCCCGCCGCCCGAGACCGGATGCCCGACGCCATCGGCCATGTCGCCGAGGCCCACCGCGCCCACCACCCCGACGCCGACCTCGAACCGCTGCGCCGCGCCTGGGTCCTTGCCGAGTCCTCGCACCGCGGCCAGATGCGCAAGAGCGGTGAGCCGTACATCACGCATCCGCTCGCCGTGACGCTGATCCTCGCCGAACTCGGCGCCGAGACCACGACCTTGACGGCCTCTCTGCTCCACGACACCGTCGAGGACACCGAGGTGACGCTCGATCAGGTCGGCGAGGAGTTCGGCGCGGAGGTCCGCTTCCTCGTCGACGGCGTCACCAAGCTGGAGAAGGTCGACTACGGCGCCGCCGCCGAACCCGAGACCTTCCGCAAGATGCTCGTCGCCACCGGCAACGACGTCCGCGTGATGTCGATCAAACTCGCCGACCGGCTGCACAACATGCGCACCCTCGGCGTGATGCGCCCCGAGAAGCAGGCCCGCATCGCCAAGGTGACCCGGGACGTTCTCATCCCGCTCGCCGAACGCCTCGGCGTCCAGGCACTCAAGACCGAGCTGGAAGACCTGGTCTTCGCGATCCTCCACCCCGAGGAGTACGAGCACACGCGCGAGTTGATCGTCGACAACGCCTCCCGCGCGGACGACCCGCTCGCCGAGATCGCCGACGAGGTGCGCTCCGTGCTGCGCGAGGCCGGTATCCCGGCCGAAGTCGTCATCAGGCCACGGCACTTCGTCTCCGTGCACCGGGTGGCCCGCAAGCGCGGCAGGTTGCGCGGCGCGGACTTCGGCCGCCTGCTGGTTCTGGTGGGCGAGGACGCGGACTGCTACGGCGTCCTGGGTGAACTGCACACCTGTATGACGCCGGTCGTCTCGGAGTTCAAGGACTTCATCGCCGTACCGAAGTTCAACCTGTACCAGTCGCTGCACACCGCCGTGGCCCGCGGCGACGGCCAGGTCGTCGAAGTCCTCATCCGCACCCATCAGATGCACAAGGTCGCCGAGGCCGGCGTGGTCGCGCTCGGCAATCCCTACGCCTCACCCGCGGACACCTCGGAGGCGCCGGGCGCGTCCACCGGCGCAGGCGCCGACGAGGAGCGGGTGGACCCCACCCGGCCCGGCTGGCTCTCCCGCCTCCTCGACTGGCAGGCGGCCGCGCCGGACGCCGACACCTTCTGGTCGACCCTTCGTGAGGACCTCGCCCAGGACCGCGAGATCACCGTCTTCCGGCCCGATGGCGGCACCCTGGGCCTGCCCGAGGGCGCGACCTGTGTGGACGCCGCGTACGCGCAGTACGGCGAGGACGCGCACGCGTGCCTCGGCGCCCGCGTCAACGGCCGTCTGGCGACCCTGAGCACCGTTCTGAAGGACGGTGACACCGTCCAGCTCCTCATGGGACAGGACCCCGCCGCCGAGCCCTCCAAGGAGTGGCTGGACCACGCGCACACGCCCGCGGCGCGGATCGCCATCCAGCGGTGGATCGCGACCCATCCGTCGCACGAGACGCCGGAGGAGATCGCGGAGCGGGACGTTACGGCCGCCGCGACGACCGAGGACCTGCGGGCCGGGCGGGGGGATGCGAACCCCTTCCGGGTCTCCGCCGCGGAGCCGTCGGTTGCCGACACTCCCGACGGCGTGGGCCGGATCATCGCCGACCCGCCGACCTCCGACAACCCGGCCGCCGAACGCCCCGGCGCCGCCGTCGCCCTCATCGACCAGTCCGGCGCGACCGTACGGCTCGCCGGCTGCTGCACGCCCGTACCGCCCGACGAGATCACCGGTTTCGCCGTGCGCGGGGGAGTGGTCACCGTGCACCGAGTGGAGTGCGCCGCGGTGGCGCGGATGAAGAGCGTGGGGCGTACGGAGGTCGGCGTGCGCTGGGGCGACACCGCCGGGTGCCGGGTCACGCTGTTCGCGGAATCGTTCGGCCGACCGCACCTCCTCGCCGACCTCACCGAGGCCATGGCCGGCGAGGGCGCCGAGATCGTCTCCGCGACCGTCGAACCCCCCAGCCAGCAGCGAGTCCGCCACACGTACACCGTCGAGCTGCCGGATGCGGCCCGGCTGCCGTCGCTGATGCGGGCGATGCGGAACGTGGCCGGGGTGTACGACGTGAGCAGGGCGCAGACGCCTGGGGCCTGA
- the dapF gene encoding diaminopimelate epimerase yields MSTRIPFLKGHGTENDFVIVPDPENTLDLPPAAVAALCDRRAGIGGDGLLHVVRSAEHPEATHMAGEAEWFMDYRNGDGSIAEMCGNGVRVFARYLQRAGHVSEGDLAVATRGGVKAVHIAKGGDVTVGMGKALLPEGDVTVSVGDRSWPARNVNMGNPHAVAFVDDLAHAGDLYSPPPFNPAAAYPSGVNVEFVVDRGPRHVAMRVHERGAGETRSCGTGACAVAVATARRDGADPMATGTPATYTVDVPGGTLVITERSDGEIEMTGPAVIVAEGEIDADWLENAIG; encoded by the coding sequence ATGAGCACCCGGATCCCCTTTCTCAAGGGCCACGGCACCGAGAACGACTTCGTGATCGTCCCGGACCCCGAGAACACCCTCGACCTGCCCCCCGCCGCCGTCGCCGCCCTGTGCGACCGCCGGGCAGGCATCGGCGGTGACGGCCTGCTCCACGTCGTACGGTCCGCCGAGCACCCCGAGGCCACCCACATGGCCGGGGAGGCCGAGTGGTTCATGGACTACCGCAACGGCGACGGATCCATCGCCGAGATGTGCGGCAACGGCGTACGCGTCTTCGCCCGCTACCTCCAGCGCGCCGGTCACGTCAGCGAGGGCGACCTCGCCGTGGCCACGCGCGGGGGCGTGAAGGCCGTGCACATCGCGAAGGGCGGTGACGTCACCGTCGGCATGGGCAAGGCGCTGCTCCCCGAGGGGGACGTCACGGTGAGTGTGGGTGACCGCAGCTGGCCCGCACGCAACGTGAACATGGGCAATCCGCACGCCGTCGCCTTCGTGGACGACCTCGCGCACGCCGGTGACCTGTACTCCCCGCCGCCGTTCAACCCGGCCGCCGCCTACCCGAGCGGGGTCAACGTCGAGTTCGTGGTCGACCGCGGCCCCCGCCATGTCGCCATGCGCGTGCACGAGCGCGGGGCGGGCGAGACCCGGTCGTGCGGCACGGGCGCGTGCGCCGTCGCCGTCGCCACGGCCCGCCGGGACGGCGCCGACCCGATGGCCACCGGCACTCCGGCGACCTACACCGTCGATGTGCCCGGAGGCACCCTGGTGATCACCGAGCGGAGCGACGGCGAGATCGAGATGACCGGTCCGGCGGTGATCGTCGCCGAGGGCGAGATCGACGCCGACTGGCTGGAAAACGCGATTGGTTGA